The Verrucomicrobiia bacterium genome has a segment encoding these proteins:
- a CDS encoding phosphate ABC transporter ATP-binding protein, with protein sequence MSAAVTSPYSITTRNLNLWYAKFQALINVNVDIKHGIITSLIGPSGCGKTTLLRCFNRVNERYGYVTTTGEIKILGKNIYDPDVSLVELRKSVGMVFQRPNPLPISVYENVVFGLRIHLPKEQLTRSMMDEAVEKALTEVGLWHDLKDRLDHKATSLQLEQQQKLCIARLLPLKPEIILMDEPCSALDVEGTRAIEELMFTLRGRYTIVIVTHNMMQARRASDECIFMLMGELVEHGRTEQVFLNPKNPKTAEYIEGRYG encoded by the coding sequence ATGAGCGCCGCCGTCACCAGTCCCTACAGCATTACCACGCGCAATCTGAACTTGTGGTACGCCAAGTTCCAGGCGCTGATCAATGTCAATGTGGACATCAAGCACGGCATCATCACCTCGCTGATCGGCCCGTCGGGCTGCGGCAAGACGACCTTGTTGCGATGCTTCAACCGGGTGAATGAACGCTATGGCTATGTGACCACCACGGGGGAGATCAAAATCCTGGGCAAAAACATTTATGACCCGGACGTTTCCCTGGTGGAGCTGCGCAAGTCGGTGGGCATGGTGTTTCAGCGGCCCAATCCGCTGCCCATCAGCGTCTATGAAAACGTGGTGTTTGGCCTGCGCATCCACCTGCCCAAGGAGCAGTTGACCCGCTCGATGATGGATGAGGCGGTGGAAAAGGCCCTGACCGAGGTGGGGTTGTGGCATGATCTCAAAGACCGCCTGGATCACAAGGCCACCAGCCTGCAACTGGAGCAGCAGCAGAAGTTGTGCATCGCCCGCCTGCTCCCGCTCAAACCGGAAATCATCCTCATGGACGAGCCGTGCAGCGCCCTGGACGTGGAGGGCACGCGGGCCATCGAGGAGCTGATGTTCACCCTGCGCGGGCGCTACACCATTGTCATCGTGACCCACAACATGATGCAGGCGCGGCGCGCCAGCGATGAGTGCATCTTCATGCTCATGGGCGAGCTGGTGGAGCACGGGCGGACCGAGCAGGTGTTCCTCAATCCGAAAAATCCCAAGACGGCCGAATACATCGAGGGCCGTTACGGTTGA
- a CDS encoding S8 family serine peptidase: MRGPGLGGLLLGLAGLLGVSAAPAWREDRLLVRPREDVAQALWAEGVGRMGLRIHRQFAGLGGVAVVALPPHLRAADVLPRLQATRWFEFVEPDYLLRPALTLPNDPRVLDGSQWALHNTMGDADLDAPEGWDIQNSASNIIVAIVDSGIRLTHEDLAANLWINPREIPGNGRDDDGNGIVDDLHGLNAIGSPNSTNLWDDLGHGTHIAGIIGAVGNNGLGGAGVAWRVQLMICKFMDGSGNGYISDAVECFDYARLNGARIINASFGTTEYSSALDTAISACRSAGIIVVAASGNDGANNDATPFYPASLGVLRNRDNVVAVAATDRYDNLASFSNYGSNTVHLAAPGQSIFSTYHLADNSYVFLSGTSMAAPHVAGVLALLRARYPIEHHTQIIRRMLDAVDRPPALAGKCRSGGRVNLWRALANYQILSTNYAWISLTNAQTLPLSNDTVSAALPLPFVFNWYGRNFTELYVGANGLLGFSPAGLHLATNTDLSSAADPVYVLCPYWDDLNPASAGSVTWGIRGEAPHRQVVVSWNGVPRASSSSTRLTFQAVLDEATQTALFQYQEVQPNRILTGGGGRSATVGIRGNGTPEEAARYTVNGTPFTLANQTALLFVPLATPAAELTPATHLVAGGPAGGPLAPQAAHYELVNLGNTPLPWWTDKNADWLEISPTNGVLQVGQRLPITLSLAAAAQTLPAGQHTALARVFLAGQSSPLAARTVSLTILGTNAALTVSPELPYTASGYEGGPYAPATFVYTLINTGDAATVWLAQTDAPWLDLSLTNGQLPAAASDILTLTLNAAATQLPPGLHTGQVNLINLSAGSAALTRAIVLDVAARPGLLVVTPDSGLSGEGLTGGALNPAQGFYLLSNTGPHALAWQATLSVPWAEIEPGQGTLAAGETAQVAVRWTTNAAALEPGDYQGTLALANLTSGAGNTLRPLSLRISPQPGRLVIASAGESPLCLTHTRGEPPPQAPLSLVLSNAGGTALVWSAEEAEPWLATEPADGQLASGQSVELQLSLLAEVNHLAPGTYTNEVRLLSLNGSSQTNLVPVTLELLPAPGRLAVLTATNSHQFHRFSGGPAWPPALTLWLTNHGDLSLEFSLEAGENWLLAQPAAGSLGPQGMTGVELQLFPHNLPAAGETATNWVDVLQATQLIARLPVELKTWPWPQVDWTQAEEVLRIYVPALPDKPVILEVSSDFREWTPVITNTSPALESLFWDIRPAEHQQYFRLRLP; encoded by the coding sequence TTGAGGGGCCCGGGCCTGGGAGGCCTGCTCCTGGGGCTGGCGGGCCTGCTGGGGGTGTCGGCCGCCCCGGCCTGGCGGGAGGACCGCCTGCTGGTGCGTCCGCGGGAGGATGTGGCCCAGGCGCTCTGGGCCGAGGGAGTGGGCCGGATGGGCTTGAGAATCCACCGCCAGTTTGCCGGCCTCGGGGGGGTGGCCGTGGTGGCCTTGCCCCCCCACCTGCGGGCGGCCGACGTTCTGCCCCGGCTCCAGGCCACCCGTTGGTTTGAATTTGTGGAGCCGGACTACCTCCTGCGCCCGGCGCTCACCCTGCCCAATGATCCCCGGGTGCTGGACGGCTCGCAATGGGCCTTGCACAACACGATGGGCGATGCGGATCTCGACGCCCCGGAAGGCTGGGACATCCAAAACAGCGCCTCCAATATCATTGTCGCCATCGTGGACAGCGGCATCCGGTTGACCCATGAAGATCTGGCGGCCAACCTCTGGATCAACCCCCGCGAAATCCCCGGCAACGGCCGCGATGATGACGGCAACGGCATCGTGGACGACCTTCACGGCCTCAACGCCATTGGCAGTCCCAACTCCACCAACCTGTGGGACGACCTGGGCCATGGCACCCACATCGCCGGCATTATCGGCGCGGTGGGCAACAACGGCCTGGGCGGCGCCGGGGTGGCCTGGCGCGTTCAGCTCATGATTTGCAAGTTCATGGACGGCAGCGGCAACGGTTACATCTCCGATGCGGTGGAGTGTTTCGATTACGCCCGCCTGAACGGCGCGCGGATCATCAATGCCAGTTTTGGCACCACCGAGTACTCCTCCGCCCTGGATACCGCCATCAGCGCCTGCCGCAGCGCCGGCATCATCGTGGTGGCGGCCTCGGGCAATGATGGCGCCAACAACGACGCCACCCCCTTTTATCCCGCCAGTCTGGGTGTCCTCCGCAACCGGGATAATGTGGTGGCCGTGGCGGCCACTGATCGCTATGACAACCTTGCCTCGTTTTCCAACTACGGCAGCAACACCGTTCACCTGGCCGCCCCCGGTCAGAGCATTTTCTCCACCTACCACCTTGCCGACAACAGTTACGTTTTCCTGAGCGGCACCTCCATGGCGGCTCCACACGTGGCCGGCGTCCTGGCGCTCCTGCGGGCGCGGTATCCCATCGAGCATCACACCCAAATCATCCGGCGAATGCTCGACGCCGTGGACCGCCCCCCTGCTCTGGCCGGCAAATGCCGCAGTGGCGGGCGGGTGAATCTCTGGCGGGCGCTGGCCAACTATCAAATTCTGAGCACCAACTACGCCTGGATTTCCCTGACCAACGCCCAAACATTGCCCCTCAGTAATGATACCGTCAGCGCGGCGCTGCCCCTGCCTTTTGTTTTCAACTGGTACGGCCGCAATTTCACCGAGCTTTATGTGGGCGCCAATGGGCTGCTGGGCTTTTCGCCCGCCGGTTTGCACCTGGCCACCAACACGGACCTCAGCAGCGCCGCCGATCCGGTTTATGTGCTGTGCCCCTACTGGGATGATCTAAATCCCGCCAGCGCCGGCTCCGTCACGTGGGGCATCCGCGGCGAGGCCCCCCACCGTCAGGTCGTTGTCAGTTGGAATGGCGTGCCCCGGGCCAGCTCGTCCAGCACCCGGCTGACGTTTCAAGCCGTGCTCGATGAGGCCACCCAAACCGCCCTCTTTCAGTACCAGGAAGTTCAGCCCAACCGCATCCTTACCGGCGGCGGCGGACGCAGCGCCACCGTGGGCATCCGGGGCAACGGCACGCCCGAAGAAGCCGCCCGCTACACAGTCAATGGCACGCCTTTCACGCTGGCCAACCAGACCGCCCTCCTCTTCGTGCCGCTGGCCACCCCGGCCGCCGAATTGACGCCCGCCACCCATCTCGTGGCAGGCGGCCCCGCCGGCGGTCCGCTGGCGCCCCAAGCCGCGCATTACGAGCTGGTGAACCTGGGCAACACGCCCCTGCCCTGGTGGACGGACAAAAATGCCGACTGGCTTGAGATTAGTCCCACCAACGGGGTGTTGCAGGTGGGCCAGCGCCTGCCCATCACCTTAAGTCTTGCCGCTGCCGCCCAAACCTTGCCCGCCGGTCAGCACACAGCCCTGGCGCGGGTTTTCCTCGCCGGTCAAAGTTCTCCTCTTGCCGCCCGCACCGTCAGCCTGACCATCCTGGGCACCAACGCCGCTCTGACCGTCAGCCCGGAATTGCCCTACACGGCCAGCGGATACGAAGGCGGTCCCTATGCGCCCGCGACCTTTGTGTACACGTTGATCAACACCGGCGATGCCGCCACCGTGTGGCTGGCGCAAACGGACGCGCCGTGGCTCGACTTGTCCCTCACCAATGGCCAGCTCCCAGCCGCAGCCAGCGATATTTTGACGCTCACCTTGAATGCCGCGGCCACGCAGTTGCCCCCGGGCCTGCATACCGGCCAGGTCAACCTCATCAACCTCAGCGCCGGTTCGGCTGCACTGACCCGCGCCATCGTGCTGGACGTCGCCGCCCGCCCGGGATTGCTTGTCGTCACGCCCGATTCCGGCCTGAGCGGTGAAGGCCTCACCGGCGGCGCCCTGAACCCCGCCCAAGGTTTTTACCTCTTGAGCAATACCGGGCCCCATGCTCTGGCGTGGCAGGCCACCCTCTCCGTGCCGTGGGCGGAGATCGAACCCGGCCAAGGGACGCTGGCGGCCGGAGAAACCGCTCAAGTTGCAGTGAGATGGACCACCAACGCAGCGGCCTTGGAGCCGGGCGACTATCAGGGCACCCTTGCTTTAGCCAACCTCACCAGCGGCGCCGGCAACACCCTCCGGCCCCTGAGTCTTCGAATTTCCCCCCAGCCCGGCCGGCTGGTCATTGCCAGCGCGGGGGAAAGCCCTCTGTGTCTCACGCACACCCGCGGCGAGCCTCCCCCCCAGGCACCCCTGTCGCTGGTCCTCAGCAACGCGGGCGGCACCGCCCTGGTCTGGAGTGCGGAGGAAGCGGAACCGTGGCTCGCCACGGAACCCGCCGACGGCCAGCTTGCCAGCGGCCAAAGTGTGGAGTTGCAACTCAGTCTCCTTGCCGAAGTGAACCACCTGGCGCCGGGCACTTACACCAATGAAGTGCGCCTGCTCAGCTTGAATGGCAGCTCCCAAACCAACTTGGTGCCTGTGACGCTGGAACTTTTGCCCGCGCCCGGCCGACTGGCCGTGCTCACAGCGACGAATAGCCACCAATTTCACCGTTTTTCCGGCGGCCCGGCCTGGCCGCCAGCCCTAACCCTCTGGCTCACCAACCACGGCGACTTGTCGCTGGAGTTTTCCCTCGAGGCCGGAGAAAACTGGCTGCTGGCGCAACCGGCCGCCGGCAGCCTAGGGCCGCAGGGCATGACCGGGGTGGAACTGCAGCTTTTCCCCCACAACCTGCCGGCCGCCGGGGAAACCGCCACCAACTGGGTGGATGTTTTGCAGGCGACGCAGTTGATTGCGCGCCTTCCCGTTGAGTTGAAGACATGGCCCTGGCCTCAAGTGGACTGGACACAGGCAGAGGAGGTGCTGCGAATTTACGTGCCGGCCCTGCCGGACAAACCGGTCATCTTGGAAGTCTCGTCTGACTTCCGCGAATGGACGCCGGTGATAACCAACACCTCCCCGGCTCTGGAGAGTCTGTTCTGGGACATCCGCCCCGCTGAGCACCAGCAGTATTTCCGCCTGCGGCTGCCCTGA
- a CDS encoding Ig domain-containing protein encodes MTQRFIRKAGACLSWLALPLGLFAAATDGSVRLEVTLLDYNGSGTKHWTVVWVTTEGGQFIKTLRKQGPSSFTTSHWNSHCSAWVTARGGLSANTAFDGYSSATANDYSGTNSPVIIYWDCRDGSNNLVADGAYKFWVQYAEDSGQGPYTTSGLLWVKGTAPATNTYPDQTGNFTNMKVTWIPAAPPTQAPSITSAPPPGNGTVGVPYRYQCQATGTPAPVFEALNLPPGLSITPAGLIAGIPARAGTYSGTITASNGVAPSATQPFAITIGVVPVNIQALQLSGPNLVLEASGPPGGQCRLLSASQLSAAAGGWVLVQTNAFDAQGQLRWNAPVNPSQPSQFFRIQIP; translated from the coding sequence ATGACGCAACGGTTCATCAGGAAGGCAGGTGCATGCCTGTCATGGCTGGCGCTTCCCCTGGGGTTGTTCGCCGCGGCCACCGACGGTTCGGTGCGCCTGGAGGTCACGCTGTTGGATTATAATGGCTCGGGTACCAAACACTGGACGGTGGTCTGGGTGACCACCGAGGGCGGGCAGTTCATCAAGACACTGCGCAAGCAGGGCCCGAGCAGTTTTACCACCAGCCATTGGAACAGCCATTGCTCGGCTTGGGTCACGGCCCGGGGCGGGCTGAGCGCGAATACAGCTTTTGACGGTTACTCTTCCGCCACGGCCAATGATTACAGCGGCACGAACAGCCCCGTAATCATTTATTGGGATTGTCGTGATGGCAGCAACAATCTGGTGGCTGATGGCGCCTACAAATTCTGGGTGCAATATGCGGAGGACAGCGGCCAGGGCCCCTATACCACCAGCGGTTTGTTGTGGGTCAAGGGGACGGCGCCCGCCACCAATACTTACCCCGATCAAACGGGCAATTTCACCAACATGAAAGTCACCTGGATTCCGGCGGCGCCGCCGACGCAGGCGCCCTCCATCACCAGCGCGCCGCCGCCGGGGAATGGCACGGTGGGGGTGCCGTACCGATATCAATGTCAGGCCACCGGCACTCCGGCGCCCGTCTTCGAGGCGTTGAATTTGCCGCCCGGCCTGAGCATCACCCCCGCCGGTTTGATCGCCGGCATTCCGGCGAGGGCCGGGACCTACAGCGGCACCATCACGGCCTCCAACGGAGTGGCGCCATCGGCGACCCAACCCTTTGCCATCACCATTGGCGTCGTGCCGGTGAACATTCAGGCGTTGCAGTTGAGCGGCCCCAACCTGGTGCTCGAGGCTTCCGGGCCGCCCGGCGGCCAATGTCGCCTGCTGTCGGCCAGCCAGCTTTCGGCGGCAGCCGGAGGCTGGGTCTTGGTGCAGACCAATGCCTTTGATGCCCAGGGTCAACTGCGGTGGAACGCGCCGGTCAATCCTTCGCAACCCAGTCAATTTTTCCGCATCCAAATTCCTTAG
- a CDS encoding FAD:protein FMN transferase: MHNTWADRRGWSLILWLVAQVALAADLPVWTWGGETMGSKYRISVVAPPEGAAVRERVQQEVAERLREINRQMSHYLPESELSQFNRAPAGKLVPVSPELATVIRFAVRVGRESGGAFDLTLAPLINLWGFGEQGPALALPSEEAIAAARALVDWRAVEVTTANALRKTREGLSLNLSGLAKGYAVDEIWRVLQRHGLTNVYVSIAGEIRVSGHSPRGGSWKIGISAPLELWREHDPMAAMVELRQGAVSTSGDYQKFVYDAQGRRLSHILDPRTGRPVQHALGSVTVVAPEGMQADALSTTLFVLGVEEGLKFVEGWSDAAALFIVREAEGPHFKLVPSRRWARLTGGVGAALPETSPKE; encoded by the coding sequence ATGCACAACACTTGGGCAGATCGGCGCGGCTGGAGTCTCATCCTCTGGCTGGTGGCGCAGGTGGCGCTGGCGGCGGATCTGCCCGTCTGGACGTGGGGCGGCGAAACCATGGGCTCGAAGTACCGCATCAGTGTGGTGGCGCCGCCCGAGGGGGCCGCAGTGCGGGAACGCGTGCAACAGGAGGTGGCGGAGCGGCTCCGGGAGATCAACCGGCAGATGTCCCACTATTTGCCCGAGAGCGAATTGTCGCAGTTCAACCGCGCTCCGGCCGGGAAGCTCGTGCCGGTCTCCCCGGAATTGGCCACGGTGATTCGGTTTGCGGTGAGGGTGGGCCGGGAATCGGGCGGGGCTTTTGATTTGACCCTGGCGCCGCTGATCAACCTGTGGGGATTTGGTGAGCAGGGACCGGCACTCGCGCTGCCTTCAGAAGAGGCCATTGCCGCGGCACGCGCGCTGGTGGACTGGCGGGCGGTGGAGGTGACCACTGCCAACGCCTTGCGTAAGACCAGGGAGGGGCTCAGTTTGAATTTAAGCGGCCTGGCCAAGGGGTATGCAGTGGACGAAATCTGGCGGGTATTGCAGCGCCATGGGTTGACCAATGTTTACGTGTCCATTGCCGGGGAGATTCGGGTCTCGGGCCACAGTCCACGGGGGGGATCGTGGAAGATCGGCATCTCGGCGCCGCTGGAATTATGGCGGGAGCACGATCCAATGGCGGCCATGGTGGAATTGCGCCAGGGAGCCGTTTCCACTTCCGGCGATTACCAGAAATTTGTCTATGACGCGCAGGGGCGGCGGCTCTCGCACATCTTGGATCCGCGCACGGGCCGGCCGGTGCAACATGCCTTGGGCAGTGTCACCGTGGTGGCTCCGGAGGGGATGCAGGCCGATGCGCTCTCGACCACCCTGTTTGTTCTCGGGGTGGAGGAGGGCCTGAAGTTTGTGGAGGGCTGGAGCGACGCGGCGGCGTTGTTTATTGTCCGCGAAGCTGAAGGACCCCACTTTAAATTGGTTCCAAGCCGCCGCTGGGCACGCCTGACCGGCGGGGTTGGGGCTGCCCTTCCAGAGACTTCGCCCAAGGAGTGA